In Brevibacterium zhoupengii, the following are encoded in one genomic region:
- a CDS encoding FadR/GntR family transcriptional regulator produces MAGAKDPSTGSSGGNLHESLLNSVGTDIVTGDLAPGTVIRAEELRVRYEVSLSVVREVVRVLESLGMVKPIRRLGLVILSMEEWTILDPLVVRWRMAATPALQLRSLTELRVAIEPQAAYLAAIHASADVAEEIMRLAARMRASGSKGDVEAVLEVDIAYHRAVLRAGGNELFASFDTVVAEILRGRTHAGLMPKFPHPEALQWHFDVADAIGNGDPERAHAAMTKMMDRAFTEMEDAWEGQPRLKTY; encoded by the coding sequence ATGGCTGGAGCAAAGGATCCGAGCACGGGATCTTCCGGCGGCAACCTGCATGAGAGCCTGCTCAACTCGGTGGGCACGGACATCGTCACCGGCGACCTGGCACCGGGAACGGTGATCAGGGCCGAGGAGCTGCGCGTGCGCTATGAGGTCTCACTGTCGGTGGTGCGCGAAGTGGTGCGAGTCCTGGAGTCTCTGGGAATGGTCAAGCCGATTCGTCGCCTGGGTCTGGTGATTCTGTCCATGGAGGAATGGACCATCCTCGACCCCCTGGTCGTGCGGTGGCGAATGGCGGCAACCCCGGCACTGCAGCTGCGCTCGCTGACGGAGCTGCGAGTCGCCATCGAACCGCAGGCGGCATACCTCGCAGCCATCCATGCCTCAGCCGATGTGGCCGAGGAGATCATGCGGCTGGCCGCCAGAATGCGCGCCAGCGGGAGCAAGGGCGATGTGGAGGCGGTGCTGGAGGTCGACATCGCCTACCACCGGGCAGTCCTGAGAGCCGGCGGCAATGAGCTTTTCGCCTCCTTCGACACAGTCGTCGCTGAGATCCTGCGAGGCCGCACGCACGCCGGCCTGATGCCGAAATTCCCACATCCAGAAGCGCTGCAATGGCACTTCGATGTTGCCGATGCCATCGGCAACGGCGACCCTGAGCGCGCTCACGCAGCGATGACGAAGATGATGGATCGAGCGTTCACCGAGATGGAAGACGCGTGGGAGGGCCAACCCCGCCTGAAGACGTACTGA
- a CDS encoding C40 family peptidase: MATKKHGRRAAEAKVKTPLTELTDILNANSAVFGRRAAVVAASGGLLTAAVLPAAGQGADDKASVSAEAENHKQVEFKNQTATVNAGAESSSKDGKQGASFGADVETVTAEAAPKPEPKPEPKPAETVEEEAPAPEPVSDGSDDDANTGSSDSGDKDKSESGDKGESKDSGSGDAGSIDGSKAEQVIGWAEKGVGTPYVYGGTSQSGWDCSGYTSWVYGKVGVDLPRNSSAQKASGKVVSQSEAKPGDLIWHPGHIGIYAGDGQMYDAGSPGSGTSKRSYSWMGNVTFIRVL; this comes from the coding sequence GTGGCAACTAAGAAGCATGGCCGCCGCGCCGCAGAAGCCAAGGTCAAGACGCCTTTGACCGAACTGACCGACATCCTGAACGCCAACTCCGCCGTCTTCGGACGCCGTGCAGCCGTTGTCGCTGCCAGCGGTGGACTGCTCACCGCAGCCGTTCTTCCGGCAGCAGGACAGGGAGCCGACGACAAGGCCTCAGTCTCTGCCGAAGCCGAGAACCATAAACAGGTTGAGTTCAAGAACCAGACCGCGACAGTCAATGCTGGCGCAGAATCGTCATCCAAGGATGGGAAGCAGGGCGCATCATTCGGCGCAGACGTCGAGACCGTCACTGCTGAGGCCGCTCCCAAACCGGAGCCGAAGCCAGAGCCGAAGCCGGCTGAGACCGTCGAGGAAGAGGCTCCGGCCCCTGAACCGGTTTCGGACGGCTCCGACGACGATGCGAACACCGGCTCTTCCGATTCCGGTGACAAGGACAAGAGCGAGAGCGGCGACAAGGGCGAGAGCAAGGACTCCGGCTCCGGCGATGCCGGTTCGATCGACGGCTCGAAGGCCGAGCAGGTCATCGGCTGGGCAGAGAAGGGCGTCGGCACCCCCTACGTCTACGGTGGAACTTCACAGAGCGGCTGGGACTGCTCCGGCTACACCTCGTGGGTCTACGGCAAGGTCGGTGTCGACCTGCCTCGTAACTCGAGTGCACAGAAGGCTTCCGGCAAGGTCGTCTCCCAGTCGGAGGCCAAGCCCGGTGACCTCATCTGGCACCCAGGCCACATCGGCATCTACGCCGGTGACGGACAGATGTACGATGCCGGTTCCCCAGGTTCGGGCACCTCGAAGCGCAGCTACAGCTGGATGGGCAACGTCACCTTCATCCGCGTTCTCTGA
- the rsmA gene encoding 16S rRNA (adenine(1518)-N(6)/adenine(1519)-N(6))-dimethyltransferase RsmA, with product MTLLTARDIREIAADIGLRPTKQKGQNFVIDPNTVRSIVTSAKLQDHSSVVEIGPGLGSLTLGLLEAGYHVTAVEIDEVLAKRLPATVQKYGNTADAAQEAANFELVNADALRVTELPTAPDALVANLPYNVAVPVLLHFLEIFPSLKSVLVMVQLEVAERLAAGPGSRTYGVPSVKAQWYGDVTLAGRIGKNVFWPAPNIDSGLVHIDVTRTQRDPEQRRRLFSVVDAAFAQRRKTLRAALATWAGSPQQAEELLRAAGIDPRTRGEALGVADFERLAAAGAAVVSPDAHKSPDTHESPQL from the coding sequence GTGACGTTATTGACCGCACGCGACATTCGCGAAATCGCCGCCGACATCGGTCTGCGCCCGACTAAGCAGAAGGGGCAGAACTTCGTCATCGACCCCAATACCGTGCGCTCGATCGTCACGTCCGCGAAACTGCAGGACCACAGCAGCGTCGTCGAGATCGGACCCGGTCTGGGCTCGCTGACTCTGGGCCTGCTGGAAGCCGGGTACCATGTCACCGCCGTCGAGATCGACGAGGTCCTGGCGAAGCGACTGCCTGCGACGGTGCAGAAGTACGGGAACACGGCAGACGCTGCCCAGGAAGCCGCGAACTTCGAGCTCGTCAACGCCGATGCCCTCAGGGTCACCGAACTGCCGACGGCACCCGATGCACTCGTCGCGAACCTGCCCTACAACGTGGCGGTCCCGGTGCTGCTGCATTTCCTCGAGATCTTCCCGAGCCTGAAGTCCGTGCTCGTCATGGTCCAGCTCGAGGTCGCCGAACGCCTCGCGGCCGGCCCCGGATCCCGCACCTACGGTGTGCCCAGCGTCAAAGCCCAGTGGTACGGCGACGTCACCCTGGCCGGACGCATCGGCAAGAACGTGTTCTGGCCGGCTCCGAACATCGACTCCGGCCTCGTCCACATCGACGTGACCCGCACACAGCGTGACCCGGAGCAGCGCCGGCGCCTATTCAGCGTCGTCGACGCGGCCTTCGCCCAACGCCGCAAGACTCTGCGCGCGGCCCTGGCCACCTGGGCCGGCAGCCCCCAGCAGGCAGAAGAGCTCTTGCGCGCGGCCGGAATCGATCCCAGAACACGAGGTGAGGCCCTCGGCGTCGCCGATTTCGAACGTCTCGCCGCAGCCGGGGCCGCAGTGGTCAGCCCGGACGCTCACAAAAGCCCGGACACTCACGAAAGTCCGCAGCTATGA
- a CDS encoding 4-(cytidine 5'-diphospho)-2-C-methyl-D-erythritol kinase: MSAQLHSCPTTQTPVKVQAPGKINVHLGVGGAGADGYHELATVFQALNLNETLTLIPGGSSSIVVGGRYGDAEVPQDESNFARRAINLLIAALEDDRDVDVLRDLDIVIDKQVPVAGGMGGGSADAAAALVGAAHLVGGVEESILHECAVAVGADVAFLLHGGTAIGHGRGEKLSPVLTRGSFHWVMATSAGQLSTPAMYARFDELTPDPEPAVVPAEVLTALAAGDPDTLATAAANDLTDAAISAMPELAEVMEAGRDAGALLPLLSGSGPTIGFLARDAHHALDLAVLLQATRGVKEALRTTGPAPGAHVIESH, encoded by the coding sequence ATGAGCGCACAGCTGCACTCGTGCCCGACGACCCAGACACCGGTGAAGGTCCAGGCACCGGGGAAGATCAACGTCCACCTCGGCGTCGGTGGGGCAGGCGCGGACGGATATCACGAACTCGCGACGGTCTTCCAAGCACTCAACCTCAACGAGACCCTGACCCTCATTCCCGGGGGCAGCTCCTCGATCGTCGTCGGGGGCCGGTACGGAGATGCCGAGGTTCCACAGGACGAATCGAACTTCGCTCGCAGGGCCATCAACCTGCTTATCGCTGCCCTCGAAGACGACCGTGATGTCGACGTGCTGCGCGACCTCGACATCGTCATCGACAAGCAGGTGCCCGTCGCCGGCGGCATGGGCGGCGGATCTGCCGACGCGGCTGCAGCACTGGTCGGAGCAGCCCACCTCGTCGGGGGAGTGGAGGAGTCGATCCTCCACGAGTGCGCGGTCGCAGTGGGCGCGGATGTCGCCTTCCTCCTCCACGGTGGAACGGCCATCGGCCACGGACGCGGGGAGAAGCTCAGCCCCGTCCTCACCCGCGGATCATTCCACTGGGTCATGGCCACCTCGGCGGGGCAGCTGTCGACCCCGGCGATGTACGCACGGTTCGACGAACTCACACCGGACCCCGAACCTGCCGTCGTGCCCGCCGAGGTGCTGACGGCGCTCGCCGCCGGAGACCCGGACACCTTGGCCACGGCCGCCGCGAACGACCTCACCGATGCCGCAATATCGGCCATGCCCGAACTCGCCGAGGTGATGGAGGCCGGCCGCGACGCCGGTGCACTCCTGCCCCTGCTCAGCGGTTCCGGTCCGACGATCGGCTTCCTCGCCCGCGACGCCCACCACGCCCTCGACCTCGCGGTCCTGCTCCAGGCCACGCGCGGAGTCAAGGAAGCGCTGCGGACCACGGGACCTGCCCCCGGCGCCCACGTCATCGAATCGCACTGA
- a CDS encoding mannitol dehydrogenase family protein has product MNSTDAQTLPLLESNLDRIAARGVTIPGYDRGALTPGIVHFGVGGFHRAHMAMVVDDLMNAGNARDWGIVGAGVLPHDVHMRDALAEQDHLYSLTLKHPDGTRERRVIGSILDYRYGPDDPQGLIDLLGEETIRIVSLTVTEGGYNVNPVTGEFVSEDAMIVADVAALKAGRLPSTVFGYVIEALRRRRDDGVDPFTVQSCDNISENGHVAKKMFGAFARLVDPELADWIDAHVAFPNAMVDRITPATTDEDRAELREALGLLDAWPVVAEPFFQWVLEDRFTSGRPSYELAGVQVVDDVRPYEHMKLRLLNSGHQGLAYFGLLAGCTYAHEAMENPDIAVYLRRYMDEEGTPSLEPLPGIDLDGYKDSLIERFSNPEIRDTLARLGAESSDRIPKWLVPVISDNLVSGAPVEVSAAICASWARYAEGNDEHGDPFTIVDRFATDLQQVASSQATDPLAFVRQEQFFGTVATDSRFTRPYLAALNSLHEHGAKETVRRLAAHEAL; this is encoded by the coding sequence ATGAATTCCACGGACGCGCAGACTCTGCCTCTGCTCGAATCGAACCTTGACCGGATTGCGGCACGCGGAGTCACCATCCCGGGCTACGACCGGGGAGCACTTACTCCCGGCATCGTGCACTTCGGCGTCGGCGGCTTCCACCGGGCACACATGGCCATGGTCGTCGATGACCTCATGAACGCGGGCAACGCCAGAGACTGGGGAATCGTCGGCGCCGGCGTCCTGCCCCACGATGTGCACATGCGCGATGCGCTGGCCGAACAGGACCACCTCTACTCGCTGACGTTGAAACATCCCGACGGAACGCGCGAACGACGTGTCATCGGGTCCATCCTCGACTACCGCTACGGACCCGATGACCCGCAGGGACTCATCGACCTCCTCGGCGAGGAGACGATCCGCATCGTCTCCCTCACGGTCACTGAGGGCGGGTACAACGTCAACCCGGTGACCGGGGAGTTCGTCTCCGAGGATGCGATGATCGTCGCAGATGTGGCCGCACTGAAGGCAGGCAGACTGCCGAGCACGGTCTTCGGATACGTGATCGAGGCCCTGCGCCGCCGCCGAGACGACGGAGTGGACCCTTTCACCGTGCAGTCGTGTGACAACATCTCGGAGAACGGGCACGTGGCGAAGAAGATGTTCGGTGCCTTCGCCCGCCTCGTCGACCCCGAGCTCGCTGACTGGATCGATGCCCACGTGGCGTTTCCGAATGCGATGGTCGACCGCATCACCCCGGCCACGACCGATGAGGATCGGGCCGAGCTGCGAGAGGCTCTCGGGCTGCTCGACGCCTGGCCCGTTGTCGCCGAACCCTTCTTCCAGTGGGTGCTCGAGGACAGGTTCACCTCGGGCAGACCCTCGTACGAACTGGCAGGCGTCCAGGTCGTCGACGATGTCCGACCCTACGAACATATGAAGCTGCGCCTGCTCAACTCCGGGCATCAGGGGCTGGCCTACTTCGGTCTCCTGGCCGGCTGCACCTACGCCCACGAGGCGATGGAGAATCCCGATATCGCCGTCTACCTGCGCAGGTACATGGATGAGGAGGGCACCCCCAGCCTGGAGCCGTTGCCGGGAATCGATCTCGACGGGTACAAGGACTCACTCATCGAGCGCTTCAGCAATCCCGAGATTCGCGACACCCTGGCCCGCCTCGGCGCCGAATCCTCTGACCGGATCCCCAAATGGCTTGTTCCCGTCATCAGTGACAACCTCGTCTCCGGTGCACCGGTGGAGGTCTCTGCCGCGATCTGCGCATCCTGGGCCAGATACGCCGAAGGCAATGATGAGCACGGTGACCCATTCACCATCGTCGACCGTTTCGCCACAGATCTGCAGCAGGTCGCAAGCTCACAAGCGACCGATCCCTTGGCCTTCGTGAGGCAGGAGCAGTTCTTCGGAACTGTGGCCACGGACTCCCGCTTCACCAGGCCCTACCTCGCAGCTCTGAACTCCCTGCACGAACACGGCGCAAAGGAGACCGTGCGACGCCTCGCCGCCCACGAGGCACTGTGA
- a CDS encoding sulfurtransferase, protein MNRSDVLITADELLARLADDGSTPRLLDVRWTLQKPDGRDDFAAGHIPGAVYVDLDTELAAHSETDPTAGRHPLPSAEAFQDQVRAWGIDQLTEVVVYDDNSGQGAARAWWLLQWAGMTARVLDGGLNAFVAAGGELATGPSEPVQPSTVTITPDSMPVIDAEAASSWTGVLLDARAGERFRGETEPLDAKAGHIPGAKSAPASENTAEGKFLDEEALRSRFSSLGALDQPVGVYCGSGVSACHNALALASLGIESSLYPASWSGWSSDPARPVATGA, encoded by the coding sequence ATGAACCGCTCCGACGTTCTCATCACCGCCGACGAACTCTTGGCTCGCCTCGCCGATGACGGATCCACGCCCAGGCTGCTCGACGTGCGCTGGACGCTGCAGAAGCCCGATGGTCGCGATGACTTCGCCGCCGGTCACATTCCCGGAGCCGTCTACGTCGACCTCGACACGGAACTCGCCGCGCACTCCGAGACCGATCCCACCGCAGGCCGGCACCCGCTGCCGTCTGCCGAAGCATTTCAGGATCAGGTGCGGGCGTGGGGCATCGACCAGCTCACCGAGGTCGTCGTCTATGACGACAACTCGGGTCAGGGAGCTGCCCGCGCCTGGTGGTTGCTGCAATGGGCAGGAATGACGGCACGCGTCCTCGACGGAGGATTGAACGCCTTCGTCGCCGCCGGCGGCGAGCTGGCAACTGGCCCCAGCGAGCCCGTGCAGCCGAGCACCGTGACGATCACTCCAGATTCGATGCCCGTCATCGACGCCGAAGCCGCGTCCTCGTGGACCGGAGTTCTGCTTGACGCTCGGGCCGGCGAACGCTTCCGTGGAGAGACCGAACCGCTCGATGCCAAGGCCGGCCACATTCCCGGAGCCAAGAGCGCGCCTGCCAGCGAGAACACTGCCGAGGGAAAGTTCCTCGATGAGGAAGCCCTGCGCTCGCGCTTCTCATCCCTCGGCGCACTCGACCAGCCCGTGGGCGTCTACTGCGGCTCAGGCGTCAGCGCCTGCCATAATGCTCTGGCGCTGGCGAGCCTCGGAATCGAGTCGAGCCTCTACCCCGCCAGCTGGTCCGGCTGGTCCTCCGACCCCGCCCGCCCGGTCGCAACCGGAGCCTGA
- a CDS encoding GntP family permease encodes MTEIELNWTLSAPALLGIAAAAIAVLLVLIIRFRLHAFIALVVVSVLTALTAGVSPGDLVPVMYDGFGSTLASVALLVGLGAMLGRMLELSGGAQVLTDALIRTFGEKRAPLALGLTSLLFGFPIFFDAGLVVMLPIIFTVAKRLGGSLLLFAMPSAIAFSAMHIFVPPHPGPVAASGLLGANVGLVLICGLIIAVPAWYLCGYLFGLFIGRRVEVSVPSLLAHDPAEEFADFRSSPKLSTVLFLLALPLVLIFLNTGLNFAGEAGWVDAESTLIASLRMLGETPIALLITVLAAMWLLGWRKKKGRGMVENIVDSALGPVCSIILITGAGGMFGGVLRASGIGDSIADSLAALGLPVIVAGFVIAAIVRIAQGSATVALTTAAALMQPVVVGNPDFSSLQVVAIVLSLAAGSVVASHVNDSGFWLVSRFFGMDTKTTLKTWTVAQTILGLVGFALSLALYGVVSTF; translated from the coding sequence GTGACCGAGATCGAACTCAACTGGACGCTGTCGGCCCCGGCGCTGCTCGGCATCGCCGCTGCAGCCATCGCCGTGCTGCTCGTCCTGATCATCCGTTTCAGGCTTCATGCCTTCATCGCGCTCGTCGTGGTCAGCGTGCTCACCGCCCTGACTGCGGGAGTCTCCCCCGGCGATCTCGTGCCGGTCATGTACGACGGCTTCGGATCCACGCTGGCCAGCGTCGCACTCCTCGTGGGACTCGGCGCCATGCTCGGGCGGATGCTCGAACTCTCCGGTGGGGCGCAGGTGCTCACGGACGCGCTCATCAGGACCTTCGGAGAGAAGCGTGCGCCCTTGGCCTTGGGACTGACCTCGCTGCTGTTCGGGTTCCCGATCTTCTTCGATGCCGGACTGGTCGTCATGCTGCCGATCATCTTCACCGTGGCCAAGCGCCTCGGCGGCTCTCTGCTGCTCTTCGCCATGCCCTCGGCAATCGCCTTCTCGGCCATGCATATCTTCGTCCCGCCGCATCCCGGGCCAGTGGCCGCATCCGGACTTCTGGGCGCGAATGTCGGACTCGTCCTCATCTGCGGCCTCATCATCGCCGTGCCGGCCTGGTACCTGTGCGGGTATCTGTTCGGGCTCTTCATCGGCAGACGAGTCGAGGTCTCGGTTCCCTCACTCCTGGCCCATGACCCGGCCGAAGAGTTCGCCGACTTCAGGTCCTCACCCAAGCTCTCGACGGTCCTCTTCCTGCTTGCCCTGCCGCTCGTGCTCATCTTCCTCAACACCGGCCTCAACTTCGCAGGCGAGGCCGGCTGGGTCGACGCCGAATCCACTCTGATCGCCTCGCTGCGGATGCTCGGGGAGACCCCGATCGCCCTGCTCATCACCGTGCTGGCAGCCATGTGGCTGCTGGGATGGCGCAAGAAGAAGGGCCGCGGCATGGTCGAGAACATCGTCGACTCGGCCCTGGGTCCTGTCTGCTCGATCATCCTCATCACCGGAGCCGGCGGCATGTTCGGCGGTGTGCTGCGAGCCAGCGGGATCGGTGATTCCATCGCCGACTCGCTGGCCGCCCTGGGCTTGCCGGTCATCGTGGCCGGATTCGTCATCGCAGCGATCGTGCGCATCGCCCAAGGCTCGGCCACGGTCGCGCTCACAACTGCTGCGGCTCTCATGCAGCCGGTCGTCGTCGGAAACCCGGACTTCTCGAGCCTGCAGGTCGTCGCCATCGTCCTGTCCCTGGCCGCAGGCTCCGTAGTGGCCAGCCATGTCAACGATTCAGGATTCTGGCTGGTCTCCAGGTTCTTCGGCATGGATACGAAGACCACGCTGAAGACCTGGACCGTGGCTCAGACCATCCTCGGCCTCGTCGGCTTCGCCCTCAGCCTCGCCCTCTACGGAGTCGTCAGCACGTTCTGA
- a CDS encoding glycoside hydrolase family 3 N-terminal domain-containing protein, whose protein sequence is MRPRLSIIAATAVLVLTGCSGGTSDPQPEKTGGAGAPQSAQKAESAQATDPADISPEDFADEAKKIVDSFSDDELAGSLIIGTWSGTDTQTGVDLLENNNLGGVIVMADNLPENPTPDQVKGVTKAVSGARSKGQPVSIGVDQEGGPVSRLSTGALPFPPLMALSATGDSELTQTATKVQGQNLTDLGFTIDFAPDADVTTGEKDVAINVRSAGDDHKEVAEVVAEAATGYHLGGVASSAKHFPGHGRLHVDSHESLPVSKKSIKELEDTDLLPFKSAVDAGIPMVMMGHIGLPDAKTTPATLNKKAYQALRDTLDFDGVIITDALNMKAVDQNQSGKETVKALSAGADLALMPPDSAAAQQAVVTALDNGELKKDELKEKAERVVAMQLATAETQKAINGDDAEDPQKVLTDVAEKSLTVLKGECSFAGTDSISIVGGGEKEKTALTKAAKDVGLKVGSGGTSVSLSPSTSAEVAVGTAAPWTMRNTSAKSAVTAYDSNPNALQAVAKWLKGDLSASGTLPVEYEGSDKAPDCS, encoded by the coding sequence ATGCGACCCAGACTTTCCATCATCGCTGCCACCGCTGTGCTCGTTCTGACCGGCTGCTCCGGCGGAACGTCAGACCCGCAACCGGAGAAGACCGGAGGAGCAGGTGCGCCGCAATCGGCGCAGAAGGCTGAATCTGCCCAGGCCACCGATCCAGCCGATATCAGCCCAGAGGATTTCGCAGACGAGGCCAAGAAGATCGTTGATTCCTTCTCCGACGATGAACTCGCTGGGTCCCTCATCATCGGCACCTGGTCGGGCACCGACACGCAGACCGGGGTCGATCTGCTTGAGAACAACAACCTCGGCGGGGTCATCGTCATGGCCGACAATCTGCCCGAGAATCCGACGCCTGACCAGGTCAAGGGCGTCACCAAGGCGGTCAGCGGGGCCCGGTCGAAGGGGCAGCCCGTGTCGATCGGCGTGGATCAGGAGGGTGGCCCGGTCTCGCGGCTGAGCACCGGGGCACTGCCGTTCCCTCCGCTCATGGCGCTCTCGGCCACCGGGGATTCGGAGCTGACGCAGACCGCGACGAAGGTGCAGGGCCAGAATCTCACCGACCTGGGCTTCACGATCGATTTCGCTCCCGATGCCGATGTCACCACAGGAGAGAAGGACGTGGCCATCAACGTGCGCTCGGCCGGTGATGATCACAAGGAGGTCGCCGAGGTCGTCGCCGAGGCCGCGACCGGGTACCACCTCGGCGGTGTTGCCAGTTCAGCGAAGCACTTCCCCGGACACGGTCGTCTGCACGTCGATTCCCACGAGAGCCTGCCGGTGTCGAAGAAGAGCATCAAGGAACTCGAGGACACGGATCTGCTGCCGTTCAAATCAGCCGTCGACGCCGGAATCCCGATGGTGATGATGGGACACATCGGTCTGCCGGACGCGAAGACGACGCCGGCGACACTGAACAAGAAGGCTTACCAGGCGCTGCGTGACACGCTCGACTTCGACGGAGTCATCATCACCGACGCACTGAACATGAAGGCCGTCGACCAGAACCAGAGTGGGAAAGAGACCGTCAAGGCGCTGTCCGCCGGTGCCGACTTGGCACTGATGCCGCCCGATTCCGCCGCCGCTCAACAGGCTGTGGTCACAGCTTTGGACAACGGCGAGCTGAAGAAGGACGAGCTGAAGGAGAAGGCCGAACGCGTGGTCGCGATGCAGTTGGCCACGGCCGAGACGCAGAAGGCGATCAACGGTGATGACGCCGAGGACCCGCAGAAGGTGCTCACCGATGTGGCCGAGAAGTCCCTGACCGTGCTGAAGGGCGAGTGCTCCTTTGCGGGCACCGACTCGATCTCGATCGTCGGCGGTGGCGAGAAGGAGAAGACCGCGCTGACGAAGGCGGCGAAGGATGTGGGACTCAAGGTCGGATCCGGTGGCACGAGCGTGAGTCTGAGCCCGAGCACTTCCGCCGAGGTGGCGGTGGGCACCGCTGCCCCGTGGACGATGCGCAATACCTCGGCAAAGTCGGCGGTCACCGCCTATGACAGCAACCCCAATGCCTTGCAGGCCGTGGCGAAATGGCTGAAGGGCGATCTCAGCGCTTCGGGCACGCTGCCCGTCGAATACGAGGGAAGCGACAAGGCCCCAGACTGCAGCTGA
- a CDS encoding class I SAM-dependent methyltransferase has product MDPQTLTELLDVSVLDRLDRIEDLPADELARSSALRKEGYSAEVTAGLLTQAQLRKDAVKKLGPFAEDMLFTRDGLAQATRLPVAAHHARRLLGEGKDTGGDNDDNGETTDTAPTIADLGCGIGADSFAFAGMGAQVTAVDADEVTAAIASFNLRHLANASVEHARAEDIDTAEFDALWFDPARRTVGKGSKSGSTARIFDPEDFSPSLSWVIDKAIAAKAAGVKLGPALDHSLIPDEAEAQWVSHAGEVVEVCLYFGAARQRPGRSALVMGERTLLVHEDDLPAEDEDGVGELGQYLLEPDGAIVRAGLVTALCGPLQARRVHPKIAYLTTDVEPTGPASAGVTSYEVTDVLPAKIPSLRKALISRGIGKVVIKKRGADIVPDQVRRQLKLPSGDKATLVFTRLGDRHVVLLTQPC; this is encoded by the coding sequence ATGGATCCGCAGACACTCACCGAACTCCTCGACGTCTCCGTCCTCGACCGGCTCGACCGGATCGAGGACCTGCCTGCGGATGAGCTCGCCCGCTCCTCGGCACTGCGCAAGGAAGGCTATTCCGCCGAGGTGACGGCCGGCCTGCTCACCCAGGCACAGCTGCGCAAGGACGCCGTGAAGAAACTCGGCCCCTTCGCCGAGGACATGCTGTTCACCCGCGATGGGCTCGCCCAAGCCACACGACTGCCCGTCGCCGCTCACCATGCCCGCCGCCTCCTCGGCGAGGGCAAGGACACCGGCGGCGACAACGACGACAATGGCGAAACGACAGACACGGCGCCCACGATTGCGGATCTGGGGTGTGGGATCGGCGCCGACTCCTTCGCCTTCGCTGGAATGGGTGCCCAGGTCACCGCCGTCGACGCGGACGAGGTCACGGCCGCGATCGCCAGCTTCAACCTCCGCCACCTGGCCAATGCCAGCGTCGAGCACGCCCGTGCCGAGGACATCGACACCGCCGAGTTCGACGCCCTGTGGTTCGACCCCGCCCGCCGCACGGTCGGGAAGGGATCCAAAAGCGGGTCCACCGCACGCATCTTCGACCCTGAAGACTTCTCCCCCTCCCTGTCCTGGGTCATCGACAAGGCGATCGCGGCGAAGGCAGCGGGGGTCAAACTCGGACCCGCGCTCGACCATTCCCTCATCCCCGACGAGGCTGAGGCGCAGTGGGTCTCCCACGCAGGTGAGGTCGTCGAGGTCTGCCTCTACTTCGGCGCGGCCCGGCAGCGGCCCGGCCGCAGTGCTCTCGTGATGGGTGAGCGCACCCTCCTCGTCCATGAAGATGATCTGCCCGCCGAGGATGAGGACGGTGTCGGTGAGCTCGGCCAGTACCTCCTCGAACCAGACGGAGCGATCGTGCGCGCCGGGCTCGTCACTGCACTGTGCGGACCGCTGCAGGCTCGCCGCGTTCACCCGAAGATCGCCTACCTGACCACCGATGTCGAACCGACGGGCCCTGCTTCGGCCGGGGTCACATCCTATGAGGTCACCGATGTGCTGCCGGCGAAGATCCCCAGCCTGCGCAAGGCCCTCATCAGCCGCGGCATCGGCAAGGTCGTGATCAAGAAGCGTGGAGCTGATATTGTTCCTGACCAGGTCAGGCGTCAGCTCAAGCTGCCGTCAGGAGACAAAGCGACATTGGTCTTCACCCGCCTCGGCGACCGCCATGTCGTACTCCTGACCCAGCCCTGCTGA